A window of the Syntrophothermus lipocalidus DSM 12680 genome harbors these coding sequences:
- the mtaB gene encoding tRNA (N(6)-L-threonylcarbamoyladenosine(37)-C(2))-methylthiotransferase MtaB: protein MDIKARVTVYTLGCKVNQVESENIKQQFSDYGYQILSGDEVADVYVVNTCAVTHVSERKSRAMLRRAKRKNPKAVVVATGCLAQVAPNLLAAMPEVDLVIGNSSKDRIAELVQNHRGQSSKAVVVGELSKEPLRRGAWCLPAYERTRAFVKIQDGCESYCSYCLVPYARGPVRSKLPEDVVREIDWLVSAGFKEIVITGIHTGMYGKDLADWDLVRLLETVLVKVQGDYRLRLSSIEPTEITKKLIELMASEKKLCRHLHIPLQSGSDRVLKLMNRRYTRGFYRDLVMMVTGRVPGTAVTSDVMVGFPTESEEDFLDTLKLIDELPFAGLHVFPYSPRPNTAATDLYPRVENQVKEQRSKALLKLARHKQQRFIESCSGQTLTVLVEEVKENSRCEGLTDNYLRAEFYGGQLDPGQFVSVRLVTSSGIPSWEVVSDRVSSHFGD, encoded by the coding sequence ATTGACATCAAGGCTAGGGTCACAGTTTACACTTTGGGTTGCAAGGTGAACCAGGTAGAAAGCGAAAACATAAAACAACAATTCTCAGATTACGGTTACCAGATACTCAGTGGAGACGAAGTGGCAGATGTTTACGTGGTGAACACCTGCGCGGTTACCCACGTTAGTGAGCGCAAGTCCCGGGCAATGCTTCGGAGGGCTAAGCGTAAGAACCCCAAGGCGGTAGTGGTAGCCACCGGTTGCTTAGCCCAGGTGGCGCCAAACTTGCTGGCTGCTATGCCTGAAGTAGATCTGGTTATCGGCAATAGCTCTAAGGATAGGATAGCCGAACTGGTACAAAACCACAGGGGTCAATCTTCAAAGGCGGTAGTTGTGGGTGAACTGTCCAAAGAACCGCTGCGTCGGGGAGCCTGGTGCCTACCTGCCTACGAGAGGACGCGTGCCTTCGTAAAGATTCAGGACGGTTGTGAAAGCTACTGTTCGTATTGTCTGGTTCCTTATGCTCGCGGGCCGGTCAGGAGCAAGCTCCCAGAAGACGTTGTGCGAGAGATAGACTGGTTAGTAAGCGCTGGATTCAAGGAAATAGTCATAACTGGAATTCATACTGGGATGTATGGAAAAGACTTGGCCGATTGGGATCTTGTCAGGTTGTTAGAAACGGTTCTGGTCAAGGTGCAGGGAGATTACCGTTTGCGACTGAGTTCAATCGAACCGACAGAAATCACGAAAAAGCTGATTGAGTTAATGGCTAGTGAAAAGAAGCTATGCCGGCACCTACACATTCCTCTGCAAAGTGGAAGCGACCGGGTGCTGAAACTGATGAACCGGCGCTACACTCGCGGTTTCTATCGGGATCTAGTTATGATGGTAACCGGCCGAGTCCCTGGCACGGCCGTGACTTCGGATGTTATGGTGGGGTTTCCAACTGAGTCAGAGGAGGATTTTCTTGATACTCTGAAGCTGATAGATGAACTGCCATTTGCAGGACTGCATGTTTTTCCCTATTCTCCACGGCCAAACACTGCGGCTACCGACCTTTACCCTCGGGTCGAGAATCAGGTAAAAGAACAAAGGAGCAAAGCCTTACTAAAACTGGCCCGGCACAAACAGCAACGGTTTATTGAAAGTTGTTCAGGCCAGACCTTAACCGTGTTGGTGGAAGAGGTTAAGGAGAACAGCAGGTGCGAGGGGCTAACCGACAATTACCTCAGGGCCGAGTTTTACGGCGGTCAGTTGGACCCAGGCCAGTTCGTATCCGTCAGGCTGGTGACATCATCAGGAATCCCTTCATGGGAGGTTGTGTCCGACAGGGTATCTTCCCATTTTGGGGACTAG
- the dnaJ gene encoding molecular chaperone DnaJ gives MTSKRDYYEVLGVSRDASQEDIKKAYRKLALKYHPDVNPDKKEAEEKFKEINEAYEVLSDPEKRATYDRYGHAAFDPTQGPGGFGAGGFDFGGMGGFEDLFDMFFGTGTRGSRRRGPTRGLDREMELEIDLEDAVFGAEKEIQVSRLETCDTCNGSGAQPGTEIKSCPNCGGTGQVRNVQSTPFGRFETVRTCPRCGGQGKVIEKPCMKCGGSGRVRKTRKVTLRIPAGVDAGSRLRMAGEGEPGQYGGPPGDLYVYITVRPHKVFERQGNDLVCEVPISMVEAALGAEITVPTIEGEHKLTVPEGTQTGTVFRIKGKGVPNLRTHRRGDELVKIKVKTPTGLSERQRELLQEFAREEHREKELPKKEKGFFDKFKDAFGG, from the coding sequence ATGACCAGTAAGCGTGACTATTACGAAGTGTTAGGGGTTTCTCGAGACGCGTCGCAGGAAGATATCAAAAAAGCCTACCGCAAGTTAGCTTTAAAATATCACCCGGACGTTAATCCGGATAAAAAAGAGGCCGAGGAGAAGTTCAAGGAAATCAATGAAGCTTATGAGGTCTTGAGTGATCCTGAAAAAAGAGCCACTTATGACCGGTACGGGCATGCCGCTTTTGATCCCACCCAAGGCCCAGGCGGCTTCGGAGCAGGGGGATTCGATTTTGGTGGGATGGGCGGTTTTGAAGATTTGTTCGATATGTTCTTCGGCACCGGAACCAGGGGTTCCCGCCGGCGGGGGCCGACTCGGGGACTGGACCGGGAGATGGAGTTAGAAATCGATCTAGAAGACGCGGTTTTCGGTGCGGAGAAAGAGATACAGGTATCGAGGTTAGAAACATGCGATACCTGTAACGGTTCGGGGGCACAGCCCGGCACAGAGATAAAGTCGTGCCCCAACTGTGGCGGAACAGGCCAGGTTAGGAACGTTCAGAGCACGCCTTTTGGACGTTTTGAGACTGTGAGAACCTGTCCTCGTTGCGGAGGACAGGGCAAGGTTATTGAAAAGCCTTGTATGAAGTGCGGGGGTTCAGGGAGAGTCAGGAAAACGCGCAAGGTGACTCTGAGGATTCCAGCGGGAGTGGACGCCGGCTCCAGGTTACGAATGGCGGGAGAGGGTGAACCGGGCCAGTACGGAGGCCCCCCGGGGGATCTTTACGTATACATCACCGTAAGACCTCATAAGGTTTTCGAACGGCAAGGAAACGACTTGGTATGTGAAGTGCCGATTTCCATGGTTGAAGCCGCTTTGGGAGCAGAAATCACAGTACCAACTATCGAGGGAGAACATAAATTGACTGTTCCTGAAGGAACCCAAACGGGTACGGTCTTTAGAATAAAAGGGAAAGGGGTTCCCAATCTCCGTACACACCGCCGCGGCGATGAATTAGTAAAGATAAAGGTCAAGACTCCTACTGGTTTGTCAGAAAGACAAAGGGAGCTTCTACAGGAGTTTGCCCGGGAAGAGCACCGGGAAAAAGAGCTGCCCAAAAAGGAAAAAGGTTTTTTCGATAAATTTAAGGATGCTTTCGGCGGTTAG
- the rpsU gene encoding 30S ribosomal protein S21 — protein MSEVRVGKNESLDSALKRFKRSCQRAGVMQEIRKHEHYVKPSVKRKKKSEAARKKRKWS, from the coding sequence GTGAGCGAAGTTAGAGTGGGGAAAAACGAATCTCTGGATTCGGCTTTAAAAAGATTTAAACGCTCTTGCCAGCGGGCTGGAGTTATGCAAGAGATTAGAAAACATGAGCACTATGTCAAACCCAGCGTGAAGAGAAAAAAGAAATCGGAAGCGGCTCGTAAGAAACGTAAATGGAGTTAG
- a CDS encoding histidine triad nucleotide-binding protein translates to MENCLFCRIAAGEIESNKVYEDERVLAIHDINPVAPVHILLIPKEHISSLHEVDESHTELMGYVQVIAARLARELGLEGFRVVNNSGATAGQSVFHIHYHLLGGRDFRWPPG, encoded by the coding sequence TTGGAAAACTGTCTGTTTTGCCGAATTGCCGCTGGCGAGATCGAATCTAACAAGGTTTATGAAGATGAGCGAGTTTTAGCCATTCACGACATCAATCCTGTGGCCCCGGTCCACATACTTCTCATACCAAAAGAACACATAAGTTCTTTGCACGAGGTTGATGAGAGCCATACCGAGTTGATGGGGTACGTCCAGGTTATTGCGGCTCGACTGGCGAGGGAACTGGGGCTTGAAGGTTTCAGGGTGGTTAACAATTCCGGCGCTACTGCCGGTCAGAGCGTGTTTCATATTCACTACCATCTATTAGGTGGAAGGGATTTCAGGTGGCCTCCGGGCTAA
- a CDS encoding 16S rRNA (uracil(1498)-N(3))-methyltransferase, whose translation MVSLHRFFVAHERIKDGYVIIEGDEAKHLSKVLRLGPGDEVLVCDGSGKELLVRLETAEKGLIKGRVVNQNHPEREPGLTVGLVQGVGKGEKMDFIVQKAVELGISRIYPVMTDRGTVRLDGERAFHRVQRWEKIAKEACKQCGRTVVPEIKGITDLTVVMDECRDIPGLFFYEGEWKRPLKTILRENARILRDRGVILYIGAEGGFSLREAETARKRGILMAGLGPRILRTETAALAAITAVMYELGDLGGN comes from the coding sequence ATGGTAAGCTTGCACCGCTTTTTTGTTGCTCATGAAAGGATCAAAGATGGGTATGTAATAATCGAGGGGGATGAAGCGAAGCATCTCAGCAAAGTATTACGATTAGGACCAGGTGACGAAGTTCTGGTTTGTGATGGTTCGGGCAAAGAATTGCTGGTGAGGCTGGAGACAGCAGAAAAAGGCCTGATTAAGGGCCGAGTAGTAAACCAAAACCATCCAGAACGCGAGCCAGGCCTGACAGTCGGTTTGGTGCAGGGTGTCGGAAAAGGCGAGAAGATGGATTTCATCGTGCAGAAAGCAGTGGAACTGGGAATAAGTCGAATTTATCCGGTAATGACCGACCGCGGTACCGTAAGGTTGGACGGTGAACGTGCGTTTCACCGGGTCCAAAGGTGGGAGAAGATTGCCAAGGAAGCTTGCAAACAGTGTGGCCGAACAGTTGTGCCTGAAATTAAGGGCATTACGGATTTGACCGTTGTCATGGATGAATGCAGGGATATCCCGGGTCTTTTCTTTTACGAAGGGGAATGGAAGCGGCCGTTGAAGACGATTCTGAGAGAAAATGCCCGGATTTTGCGTGACAGGGGGGTTATCTTGTACATAGGAGCTGAAGGAGGGTTCAGCCTTCGGGAAGCAGAGACAGCTCGCAAAAGGGGAATACTGATGGCGGGGCTAGGACCGCGCATCCTTCGGACTGAGACTGCTGCTTTGGCTGCTATCACCGCGGTTATGTATGAACTGGGGGACTTAGGAGGGAATTGA
- a CDS encoding YgaP family membrane protein, with product MNRLAKNLSQAERVVRAVVGVVFLFIGLSPSLSPAWSTIMLLLAAFVLITAAVSYCPLYTLFNFSTERSKTNNPE from the coding sequence ATGAACAGATTGGCGAAAAACCTAAGTCAAGCTGAGCGCGTTGTTCGCGCTGTCGTAGGAGTTGTATTTCTCTTTATCGGCCTTTCACCAAGTCTTAGCCCTGCATGGAGCACAATAATGCTGCTGCTGGCTGCGTTTGTCCTAATAACTGCTGCCGTCTCCTACTGTCCCCTCTACACCCTGTTCAACTTCTCCACCGAACGCAGCAAAACCAACAATCCAGAGTAG
- the prmA gene encoding 50S ribosomal protein L11 methyltransferase, protein MNWKEIRVMTDEACGEAIAGLFHELGCGGVVIEDPYLARRKIESGDWDAYELPLEFINRDFIVIKAYFPEDRHITSRLIEGLERIEKCFGLECRFLVEDVNEEDWANCWKSYYHSLKIGKRLVIKPSWEDYRAEPGEVVIEIDPGMAFGTGTHATTRFCLELIEKYVSKDMTLIDIGTGSGILAIAAAKLGARRIIALDLDPVAVQVAKENVARNGVEEQVEVWNLDFREMPETRADLIVGNLTAELVKELAPKIRTMLVRGGHFIASGITAIQWPLVEAAMESAGFTVQELTENEEEWVAVVVQKGW, encoded by the coding sequence TTGAACTGGAAAGAAATCCGGGTAATGACTGATGAGGCTTGTGGCGAAGCGATAGCTGGACTTTTTCACGAGCTCGGTTGCGGAGGGGTCGTGATCGAGGATCCTTATCTGGCCCGGAGAAAAATCGAAAGCGGAGACTGGGATGCCTATGAACTGCCTCTTGAATTTATTAACCGCGATTTTATCGTGATAAAGGCTTATTTTCCTGAGGATCGGCATATCACGTCGCGGCTCATAGAAGGACTGGAACGGATAGAGAAATGCTTTGGACTTGAATGCCGTTTTTTAGTCGAAGATGTTAACGAAGAGGACTGGGCTAACTGTTGGAAAAGCTATTATCATTCTTTAAAGATTGGGAAACGTTTGGTGATAAAACCGAGTTGGGAAGATTACCGAGCAGAACCTGGAGAGGTGGTTATCGAAATAGATCCTGGGATGGCATTCGGAACCGGCACCCATGCAACTACCAGGTTTTGCCTGGAACTAATCGAGAAATACGTTAGCAAAGACATGACGTTGATAGATATAGGGACCGGTTCGGGGATACTTGCCATCGCGGCTGCAAAGCTTGGAGCAAGAAGGATCATAGCCTTAGACCTCGACCCCGTGGCGGTTCAAGTAGCAAAAGAGAATGTTGCGCGTAACGGGGTCGAGGAGCAGGTCGAGGTATGGAACCTCGATTTTAGAGAGATGCCTGAAACGAGGGCGGACCTAATCGTCGGCAATTTGACGGCTGAACTGGTGAAGGAGTTAGCGCCTAAGATAAGGACCATGTTGGTTAGGGGTGGACACTTCATAGCTTCAGGAATAACCGCAATACAATGGCCACTTGTGGAGGCGGCGATGGAAAGTGCAGGGTTCACGGTGCAGGAACTGACCGAGAACGAAGAAGAGTGGGTAGCGGTGGTGGTTCAGAAGGGATGGTAA